In Thermodesulfobacteriota bacterium, the genomic stretch CGTGGTCGACGCGCCCGGGGGAGGGGGGAAGATCCCGGTTGCGCCCACCTACCTGATCTCCCAGGCAAAGGGCAGGCTGACGCTCAGGAATTACGAGAACAAGATCTATACCTATTCAGAGCCGGAGTGAGATTATGAAGAGCGACGACCTCCTGGATGGGCTGGAAGCCGGCGGAACTGCCGTTCAAGCCGGGCATGCCGAAGAAGGGCCGCCCGGAAAGACCAGGCCCGCGCGCTTCGAGGACCAGGAGAACTATTTCCTCAACTGGCTTACGGCCACGCCCGCCCAGATGAGGACGCTCAAGAGCCTCGAGCTCGACCCTGAACGGAGGCACGAGACCGTGCTCGCGTCCCTCCTCAGGGAACGGAGCAGGAACGTGGTCCCCTTCAGGCCGGTCTCAAGGAAGACCCGCGTGGACACCGAATGAATTCAAGCCCTTTTCCGGCCCTGTCCTTGTAAACTCATCCAAGCCCCGACATCCCCGCCTTGATTTCCGGCCCTGTTAATACTATATTATACGGGAGCATATAACCGTAACCGCAAAGGAGCAGGCATGGAAGACTTTTCGCACCAGATAATGGATGAGGACTATAAGAAGGAGCTCCTCGACATACTCTATAACAAGTCGTTCAGGTATGACGAGGCCGGGTTCACCCTTTCAAGCGGCAAGAAGAGCAACGTCTACATTGACGTCAAGAAGACGGCCCTCTCGTCGGTCGCCATGGAGCTCATCGGCTACGCGTACTTCCAGAAACTGAAGCTCGCGCCCATCGACGCGGTGGGAGGCATGACCTTCGGGGCAGACCCCATCGCCTACGCCGCGGCCCTCACGTGCACGGTGAGGGGCAAGTACCTCGACGTGTTCGTAGTAAGGAAGGAGCCCAAGGGGCATGGCACCCAGGCCTGGGTGGAGGGCGACGTGAAA encodes the following:
- the pyrE gene encoding orotate phosphoribosyltransferase → MEDFSHQIMDEDYKKELLDILYNKSFRYDEAGFTLSSGKKSNVYIDVKKTALSSVAMELIGYAYFQKLKLAPIDAVGGMTFGADPIAYAAALTCTVRGKYLDVFVVRKEPKGHGTQAWVEGDVKSGANVVVVEDVVTTGASTIKAVEKAKEAGYNVLRVIPLLDREEGGAENIQKATGIKVDPIFTLSDLMEVHKKKMEEEEKERKKQEREKEKPVF